The nucleotide window CTTCGTCCTCGATCGCGGACGGGCCCGATGTGGCTGCTGTGGGTGTCGGCCCCAGGCGTTCGGGCGGCTCGAGTTGTGGGGCTGATCTTTCTTGTGTGCGGATTCCGTAAGGGTCCGGTCTCGGCGCGATATTTGTTCCCGTTCTCGGAACCTCCCTGATGCTCTGCTCATCTAAGCCTTCGCCGGTTTGTATGGGCATGAGGTGAACGAGGCGGATGGGGACGGTATGCGGGAGATCAGGCGACGAGGTCTGCTGGGGGCCGGGCTGGGAGCCGCGGCCGCAATCGGGATCGCCGGTTGTGGTTCTACCGGTAAGGGCGAGCCGAGGGCCGGGAAGAGTGCCGGTGGTGGCCACGGAACCGACGGGAACGCTCCGGGCTCCGGGGCGCCGCAGAAGAAGATCAAGCTGATCGGTGACGGTTCGACCGCGGATACCGGTAAGCAGCCGCATCAGCCCTCCGCTCCTGTCCCTCTCGAACCCGGCCAGAAACCCCCGCAGTTCGTGATCTTTTCCTGGGACGGCGCAGGCGAGGTCGGCAACGGGCTCTTCCCGCGCTTTCTCGGACTGGCCAGAGAACACGACGCCGCGATGACCTTCTTCCTCTCCGGACTGTATGTACTGCCCGAGTCGAAGAAGTCGCTGTACCGTCCGCCGAACAATCCGCGCGGTGCCTCCGACATCGGCTACCTCACCGACGGCCACGTGAAGGACACGCTGAAGTACGTCCGTGAGGCCTGGCTCGACGGCCACGAGATCGGCACCCACTTCAACGGCCACTTCTGCGGAGGATCGGGTTCGGTCGCCAACTGGTCGCCGGCGCAATGGCAGAGCGAGATCGATCAGGCGGTCTCCTTCGTCACCGAATGGAAGACCAACACCGGCTGGGAAAACCTTGATCCGCTTCCGTTCGACTACCGCAAGGAACTGATCGGCGGACGTACTCCCTGTCTGCTCGGTCAGGACAACCTCCTGCCGACGGCGAAGAAGATGGGATGGCGTTACGACGCCAGTTCACCCGGCGGCCGTCAGATGTGGCCGGAGAAGCGCCGGGGCGTCTGGGATCTTCCCCTGCAAGGCATGCCGTTCCCCGGCCACTCCTTCGAAGTCCTCTCCATGGACTACAACATCCTCGCCAACCAGTCGCTGAATTCGACCAAGGGCATGCCGTCCCGCTATCCGGGCTGGCGCAAGCAGGCGGCCGGTGCGTATATGAACGGTTTCCAGCGCGCTTACGATTCGAATCGCGCACCCTTCTACATCGGCAACCACTTCGAGGAGTGGAACGGCGGAATCTATATGGACGCCGTCGAAGAAGTGATCAAGCGAATAGCCGGTAAGCCGGACGTCCGGCTGGTCTCCTTCCGGCAGTTCGTCGACTGGCTCGATGCCCAGGACCCGGCGGTGCTCGCGAAGCTCCGTACGCTCGACGTCGGTCAGTCACCCGCAGGCGGCTGGAATGCGTTCTTTAAACAGCCTTGACAAGGGGCTTTACGGGCACCGAGGGGGGTGCGCAAGATCCCCGAAACCCTCATGCGAAACTTTTCACATGAGCCCAGGCCGCGCACCCCGACGCCGCTTCATCCTGCTCGCCGCCGCCACCGCGGCCGCGACACTGACCCTGTCCGCGTGCGGCGGAGAGGGCAACAAGACCGGTGGCGGCGGCAGTACGAACTTCGTGACCGGCAGCGGCGGAATCTCGACCGTGGCCAAGGGTGAGCGCGTCGCCGCACCGAAGCTCGACGGCACCAGCCTGGCTGACGAGCCCCTCGACGTGGCCGACTACAAGGGCAAGGTCGTCGTCCTGAACATCTGGGGATCGTGGTGCGGCCCGTGCCGCGCCGAGGCCAAGCACTTCGCGAAGGTGTCCCAGGAGACCGCGGACCAGGGCGTCCAGTTCATCGGCATAAACACCCGGGACGCACAGAAGTCGTTGGCGGTGAACTTCGAGAAGGACTTCGGCGTCAGCTACCCGAGCATCTTCGACCCGACCGGAAAGCTCATGCTCCGTTTCCCCAAGGGGACACTGAACCCGGTGGCCATCCCGTCGACCGTCGTCCTCGACCGGGACGGGAAGATCGCGGCCCGTACCCTGCAGGGCATCAACGCCGAGGAACTGCACACGATGATCGACCCGCTGATCGCGGAGAAGTGACCCGGTGATCACCCTCGCCGCGTACAACGAGACCGTCTTCAGCGGCGCCCTGCTGGTGGCCGTTCCCATCGCCCTGCTCGGCGGTCTCGTCTCGTTCTTCTCGCCCTGCGTCCTGCCGCTCGTGCCCGGCTACCTGAGTTACGTCACCGGGGTCAGCGGGACGGACCTGGCGGAGGCCAAGCGCGGCAGGGTGGTGGCGGGGGCCTCGCTCTTCGTTCTCGGCTTCACCGTCGTCTTCGCCTCCACCGGCGCACTCTTCGGCTACTTCGGCCAGGAGCTCCAGGTGCACGCCGGGGTGCTCAACAAGGTACTCGGCGTCCTGATGATCCTCATGGGGATCTTCTTCATGGGGCTGCTGCCGGGAGTGACGCAGCGCGAGTTCCGCTTCCACAAGAGGCCGGTGGCCGGGCTGGCCGGCGCTCCGCTGCTCGGCGCCCTGTTCGGGATCGGCTGGACACCCTGCATCGGCCCGACGCTCGCCTCCGTCCTGTCTCTCTCGGCCCAGCAGGCCACCGCCGGACGCGGGGCGATACTGACCGTCGCGTACTGTCTGGGACTCGGTGTCCCGTTCGTCCTGGCGGCGGTCGCCTTCCGCAGGGCACTCGGCGCGTTCGGCTGGGTCAAGCGGCACTACGCATGGGTCATGCGCATCGGCGGCGGCATGATGATCGTGACCGGAATCCTCCTGCTGACGGGTGTCTGGGACACGCTCATGCAGGAGATGCAGGTCTGGTCGACCGGCTTCACTGTGGGGATCTGAGTCCATGAGCAACACGAACACCACGCAAGAGCGCGAGCTCGGCGCGGCCGGGGAGCAGCTCTCCACCGCGCCTCGCGAGGAGTCCGCCGGCACGGTTCCCGCGATGGGTGTCATCGGCTGGGCCCGCTGGTTCTGGCGGCAGCTCACCTCGATGCGGGTCGCGCTGATCCTGCTGTTCCTGCTGTCGCTCGGCGCGATCCCCGGCTCGCTGATCCCGCAGAACAGCGTGGACGAGCTGAAGGTGCAGGACTTCCAGAAGGCCCACACCACGCTCACGCCGGTCTACGAGAAGCTCCAGCTGTTCGACGTCTACAGCTCGGTGTGGTTCTCCGCGATCTACATCCTGCTGTTCGTCTCCCTCATCGGGTGCATCGTCCCGCGCACCTTCCAGTTCGTCGGCCAGCTGCGCAGCCTTCCGCCGGCTGCTCCGAAGCGGCTCACCAGACTTCCCGCGTACACGACATGGCGTACGGACGCCGACCCCGAGCAGGTCCGCGAGGCCGCCGCCGGCATCCTGGGCAGGCGGCGCTTCCGCTCGCACACGGTCGGTGACGCGGTGGCCGCCGAGAAGGGCTATCTGCGCGAGACCGGGAACCTGATGTTCCACATCGCGCTGATCGTGATGCTCGTGGCCTTCGCCGCCGGACAGCTCTTCAAGTCCGAGGGCGGCAAACTGATCGTCGAGGGCGACGGCTTCTCCAACACGCTCACCCAGTACGACGACTTCAAGTCGGGTTCGATGTACGACACCGACTCGCTCGCCCCGTTCAGCTTCACCCTCGACGACTTCGTCGGTACGTACGAGAAGAGCGGCCCCCAGCGCGGCACCCCGCGTACCTTCGAGGCCCGGGTGACGTACGCCGAGGGCGTGGACGGTAAGCCGAAGAAGTCGGTCATCCGCGTCAACGAACCGCTCGTCGTCGACGGCACCAAGGTCTATCTGATCTCGCACGGCTACGCCCCCGTCGTCTCCGTCAAGGACGGCAAGGGCAAGGAGGTCTACCGGACCGCCGTACCGCTGCTGCCCATCGACAACAACATCACCTCGACCGGTGCGATCAAGGTGATGGACGGCTACCGCGACCGGAACGGCGAGAAGACCCAGCTGGGCTTCGAGGCCTTCTTCGTGCCGACGTTCGCCGGTGCGGGCAAGGGCACGATGTTCTCGCAGTTCCCCGGCGCGGAGTTCCCGGTGCTCGCCCTCAACGGCTACCACGGCAGCCTCGGCGTCGACTCCGGCCTGCCGCAGAACGTGTACCAGCTGGACTCCTCCGAGATGACGGAGTTCAAGGACACGAGCGGGCAGAAGCTCAAGAAGCGGCTTCTTCCCGGCGAGACGATGGAACTGCCCGACGGAGCCGGCTCGATCACCTTCGAGAGCGTCGAGGAATGGGCCAGCTTCCAGGTCTCCGAACAGCCGGGCACCGGCTGGGCGCTGGGCGGGTCCATCGCCGCGATCGCCGGGCTCGCCGGGTCGCTGTTCATCCAGCGCCGCCGCGTGTGGGTCAGGGCGGTCCGGGGGACGGACGGCGTCACCGTCGTCGAGATGGCCGGGCTGGGCCGCAGTGAGTCCGCGAAACTCCCCGAGGAGCTGGCCGACCTCGCGGTCGAGCTCAACAGTGCGGCGCCCACCGCGCCCGATGCCGTGAACGACCCGGAGATGGATTCCGGCGCCGGTCCCGATCCCGATCCCGACGTACCTTCCGAAGAACCTGCCGAAGGGGCTGAGAAGTGAATCTCGCCGCCGCAACCAACGAGAGCCTGGCGCACACCAGCAATGTGCTGATCTATTCGTCGATGGCCGTCTACACCCTGGCCTTCTTCGCCCACATCGCGGAGTGGGTGTTCGGCAGTCGCAGCAAGGTCGGCCGCACCGCCGCCGCGCTGGCCGGAACCTCGGCCCCCACCGGGTCCGCGGTGACGGTGCGGGTGGCGCAGAAGGGCGGCGCCACCGCCGTCATGGACCGTCCGGAGATCGTGACGCGCTCCGCCGCCGGGACCCGGGACGTCCCGGACGGTCCGGGTGCGGCCGGCGGCACGTTCAAGGGCGACCTGTGGGGGCGGATCGCGGTCTCGCTGACCGTGGTGGCGTTCCTCGTCGAGGCCGGCGGGGTCCTCGCCCGCGCGATGTCGGTGCAGCGGGCCCCCTGGGGCAACATGTACGAGTTCTCGATCACCTTCTCCACGGTGGCCGTCGGCACGTACCTCGTCCTGCTCGCGCTGAAGAAGAACGTCCGCTGGATGGGCCTGATGCTCGTCACCACGGTCCTGCTGGACCTGGGCATCGCGACCACGACGCTGTACACGGACAGCGACCAGCTGGTTCCGGCGCTGGACTCCGTCTGGCTGTGGATCCACGTCTCCACCGCGATCATCTGCGGCGCCGTGTTCTACCTCGGTGCGGTGGGCACGCTGCTCTACCTGTTCCGCGACAGCTACGAGAGCAAGCTCGCGAACGGCGGGTCGCCGGGGGCGTTCGCCCGGTCGGTGCTGGAGCGGCTGCCGTCGGCGTCGAGCCTGGACAAATTCTCGTACCGCATCAACGCGGCCGTCTTCCCGCTGTGGACGTTCACGATCATCGCGGGGGCGATCTGGGCGGGCGACGCGTGGGGACGGTACTGGGGCTGGGACCCCAAGGAGGTCTGGTCCTTCATCACATGGGTCGCTTACGCGTGCTATCTGCACGCGCGGGCTACCGCGGGGTGGAAGGGGCGGAAGGCCGCGTACCTGGCGCTCATCGCGTTCGGTTGCTGGCTGTTCAACTACTACGGCGTGAACATCTTCGTCACCGGTATGCACTCGTACGCGGGCGTGTAGCGGGGGTGGTGACCGGGGTCGTCCGGTGGCCGCTTTTTTGTCCGCAATCACCGGACGGGCTTGAAACGCCGGTCTGGGCCGGGTTCCTCGGGTGGGGCAGAGGACGCCCTCAATCGCCGGGCGGGGTGGAAACCGGCCGGGGACGGATGTGACGGGTCGGGTCGGTCGTGCCGGACCTGTTCAGGTGCGGCACCCTGGACGTATGAGTGCTATCGAGCGTGGTTTCGGTGAGACGCGCGACGACGGTACGCAGGTGCTGAGATTCACCGTGCGGCTGCCCCATCCCGTTCCGCGGGTGTGGGCGGCCGTTGCCGGTTCCGAAGGGCTGGGGAGCTGGCTCGCCGTCGCCGATCCCTTCGAGCCTCGGATCGGTGGGGCGGTCACCCTGCGGGGACCGGACAGCGAGCGGGACGGGGCGGTCGGCGATGCCTCCGGGACCGTCACCGCCTGGGACGTCGAGCGCGTCGCCGAGTACACCTTCGAGCCGCCGCACGGCCGTATCCGCTTCCATCTCGAACCGCCGCGCGGGGACCACGTCGTACTCCGCTTCACCCACGAGTTCCACGGTGACGACGCCCGGCGCGCGGAGCGGCTCGACGTCTGGCACGCGCGTTTCGAGCGGCTCGCCGCCTCGCTCGACGGCTAGGTCCTGTCTGGAGTTCCAGCGCGGGAGAAGGAGCGGCGTCCGGTGCCGTCGAATCCAAGGCGGAGGAGGGAGCGATGGCGGAGCCCTCGCGACTGACGACAACGCCGGAGGCGGCGGTGCCGGACGCCGCGACGCCGCGGGGGAACTCCAGACAGGACCTAACGGCCCGACGGCGGCAGGCAGCGGCGGTCCGGGGCACGGCCCTCCGGCCAGGCGATCTCCACGAAGCGCTGCACGCCCTCCTCCGTCAGCTCGACCACCGGAACCGCCTTGTTGTACGGGTTCCCGTGGTTGTCCAGGCAGATCCAGCCACTGGCCCCCGCCACCTTCAGCGAGGACTTCACCTGCGGCCACTGGTTGCCCACATCCGTCTTCGTGGGCAGGCGCTCGCCGTCCGGGGTCGCCTGGCGGATGCCGTGCACGGCCGTCGCCATCGCGTCGTACGCGACGATCACCTGGCCGTCCGTCAGCGTGGCCCGGCCCGTCGGACCGATCGGGCCGACCGGCTTCTTCGCCACCCGCGCCAGCAGTTCCTGGAAGGCCCGGAAGTCCTGTGCCGAGCCGCCCGTCTCCGGGACCGGGGCTCCTTTCCTGGGGACCCAGGCGTCCGGATGGGCCAGTGAGGCGTAGCGGACGGTCACCTTCCGGGCGAGTGCGCCCCGGTCCAGCTTCTCGTCCCCGCCGAGGTACGAGCCCTCGTCGCCGGTGAGCACCGTGAACGCCCGGTTCTGGCAGCCGCGCCGCCCCAGCTCGTTGATGAACTGCCGCAGCTGGGTGTGGCGGCCGGCGAAGAACACCGTCTCCGCGTCCGTGTCGCAGATCAGATGCGTGATCTGCTTGAACGTGTTGGACGTGGTGCCCTCGTCCGTCGCGTCCGGCGGCGAGGTGAACAACTGCGGCTCGTACTTCGTGCCCTTCACCAGCGCTGTGAACGCGGCCTTCAGCGTGTCCGTGTAGTGGTCCCCGGTACGCGTGTCCTCGACCAGCAGCGCCTTGTCCGCCTCCACCCTGCCGAACTGCGCAAGCGCCCGCGCCTCGTCCCGGTTGGTGGGCGAGACCCGCGCCAGCCCCGGGAACGGGTCCCCGCCCGGCGCGTTGGCGATGTCGTCGGCCGTGATCGTCGTACCGACGACCGCGATCCGCTCCTTCGTCAGCGCCCGCACCGCGAGCTTCACCTCGGAGCTGCTGGTGGCGACCCCCGACACGGCACGCAGATGGTCCGGCGCGTCCGTCATCGTCTTCAGCCGCTCGACCACCGGCTTCCAGAAGACGTTGTTCCTGCCGGTGTTGGCGAGCACCAGCCGGATCTTCGGCACCTGGGCGTTCGACAGATGATTGGCCCGGTACTGCTCCGCGAACGCACCCTGCAGCTCGCGCCGCATCTTCGTCCCCATGGACGGATCGGGGGAGGTCAGGGGCAGGAGGAGGGCGACCGTGGCGTACTCGCCCGCCTTCAGGGTCCTGTTCTCCCGGCCGATCGCCTCGGCGACCTCCGTGAGGTTCTTCATCCCGAAGTCGTAGCCCGCGCCGGACACCCCGACGCACTCGTCGCTGCCCGCCGGGCGCGCCACCCCCGGCACACAGCTCCGGTCCTGCGGTGTGGTCACCCGGTCCACGCCGTACCAGCCGGCCCCCGTCACGAGCGCGCCCACGACGACGCTCGTGACGATCTTCTGCCGGGTCGTGTACCAGACGCGATAACGCAGCGGATTACGCATCCGAGCCACCGTCCTCCTGTCGGTCCCGCCGGTCCGGTGCCCCGTCCGGCGTGGTCCCCGGTGGCATGGACAGCGCTCGCCATGCCCTGATGTCCCGCGGCCAGTGCGTCGCCGCGTCCCACAGCACCGCGTTGCCCGTCAGATGTCTGCCGGACAACTGCCTCAGCTCGTGCGCCATCCTGTCGGTCACCTCGTCGTCCGGCAGGGCCAGCGGATCGGACAGCAGCCATACGCCGTGCAGCAGCCGCCGCATCCGCAGCTGGAGCTCCGCCGCCTCCTCGTCGAGCCCGGCGAGGCCCGTCCGCTCCTCCGGCAGCGGCCCCGCGGCCACGTCCTGGCCGAGCGCCACCGCCCGCCGCGGATCGGGGCCGTGTGCCCCGCGCTCACGCGGATACGGCGCCGAGGCGATCAGCCGCAGCTCGCCCAGCCAGCCCAGCACGTCGGGACGTGGGAACCGCACCCGCAGATGAGTCACGCACGCCGCCTCCCGGCCCAGCAGCAGTTCCTCGTGCAGCCGGTGCGGGGCGCTCGCCGCACTCCCCGCCTGGTACACCTCGCGCAGCGACTCGTGGACCGCGCGCCACACCGCGTACCGCGGATGGTCGCCGTCCTGGAAGCGCAGCCGGTGCAGCAGCAGCGACCGGAGCAACGGGTCGGCCACGAAGTGGTCGGGGCCCACCTGCCAGTCCTCCGCGCGCAGCACGTCCCGCACCCGCAAGGCCACGTCGCCGTCCAGGGACTCGCCGCGCAGCCGGAGCCTGGCCAGCAGCCTGGCGGACTCCTCGCCGTGCGCGGCGGCCAGCACACTCAGGACGTCCAGGCGCCGACCCGGCAGCAGTCTCCCCAGCAGCTCGTCGGCCAGCCGTACCGGCTCCCGGTCCTCGCGGACCCGCACCGTGCGGTCCAGCAGCGCGCCCGGCACCAGCGAACCCGGCCGGTCCGCCTCGCCGGCCGCCTGCGCGAACAGCGCCACCCCCAGCGGCCGGCCCCCCGTCAGCCGGTGCACCCCGCGAGCCAGACCGGCCGGCGTACGGGCCTCCGGGTCGTGGCGCTCCAACGCCGCCTGGGCGTGCGCGGCGCTCAGCGGGGTGAGGCCCACCGCGAGAATCCCCGAGGTCACCTCCGTACCGCGCGTCCAGTGCGAGGCGTGCGCGACCTCGGGCAGCCGGTGGTGCACGGCGTGCCGCAGCCCCTCGTGGTCACGCGAGCGGGAAGCGGCGAGGAAGACGATCTGGTCGCGGCGGCCCGAGGCGCGCGCCCGCAGCACCGGCTCGACGAGCTGCCGGCCGAGCGCGTTGTGCGCGTTGTCCAGGAGGATCACCGGGCGGCCCCGGCGCATGCCCAGCGCCGTACCCCGGTAGGCGCGGTACAGATCCTCGACCAGCGCTCCGACGAGGTGGTCCTCGGCCCGTCTGCGCAGGTCACCGCCCCGCTCGAAGTCGACCGCGAGCTGCCGCAGCCCGACCCGTCCGTCACCTCCGGCGTGCGGATAGGCGCCGTACCAGTCGACGGTGCGGCGCTGGAACCGGCTGAACGTCTCTTCCAGCACCGATTCTACGGTCGCCTCGGCGATCAGCCCGGCCAGCGGCGCCACCGCGTCGAAGGCCGTCGCCGCCAGCTTCGTCAGCACCTTGGTGACCCAGCCCTGCGCCGCGCCCGGCCGGGAGTCCACGGTAGCGAGCACCGGCCCGAGCGACTGGAGGTCACGCTGCGCCTGCGTCTCGTCCTCACGGCTCCACGCGATGGACGCCACCGCCACGAGACCCAGGCTGAGCCGGGGGAACTGCACCGGCTTCGCCGCACGCACCTTCGGTGTCAGCTGGACGGCCAGCTCGGGCAGCGCCCCGGTGACCGGTGTCCAGCCCGGCCCGGGGTCCTGAGGCGGCGCGACCGCCTCGCAGTCGATCAGGGCGACGGGGGTGATCTCGCGGTACACATGGCGCAACTGCTTGAGCGTCGCGGTCTTGCCCATGCCGCGCCCGCCGGTCAGTACGACCACCGGCGGATCGTCACGGTGCTCGTACGAGGTCTTGGCCGAGCCGTACGGCGTGAGACCCGTCAGACGTGCGGCCAGGCCGTCGTTGCCGAAAATCGCCTCGCGTCCGTACAGTTCTCTGTCCACCGCACCCCCAGTGTCGCCACCCCGTACGACCTGTCACAGCGTCAACACCAGCGTAGTGGCGGGGCGTTGGGGGCGGGGGAGGATTTTCGAACGACTGAACCCAATCGTGACCGGCCGTTCCCGGCCGTGCCCTGGCCGCTCGCACCCGGCCACTGGGGCCCGCGCCCGGCCGCCAGGGCTCAGCCCTTCGGCGGCGCCGGGTCCCCGGGCGTTCCGCCCTCGCCGTCCTGCCGCTTGAGCTCTTCCTCGCGGCGGCGCAGGTCCGCCTCCCAGTCCTTGAGGACGGACTCGTCCTTCTCGTT belongs to Streptomyces finlayi and includes:
- a CDS encoding cytochrome c biogenesis CcdA family protein is translated as MITLAAYNETVFSGALLVAVPIALLGGLVSFFSPCVLPLVPGYLSYVTGVSGTDLAEAKRGRVVAGASLFVLGFTVVFASTGALFGYFGQELQVHAGVLNKVLGVLMILMGIFFMGLLPGVTQREFRFHKRPVAGLAGAPLLGALFGIGWTPCIGPTLASVLSLSAQQATAGRGAILTVAYCLGLGVPFVLAAVAFRRALGAFGWVKRHYAWVMRIGGGMMIVTGILLLTGVWDTLMQEMQVWSTGFTVGI
- the resB gene encoding cytochrome c biogenesis protein ResB, whose protein sequence is MSNTNTTQERELGAAGEQLSTAPREESAGTVPAMGVIGWARWFWRQLTSMRVALILLFLLSLGAIPGSLIPQNSVDELKVQDFQKAHTTLTPVYEKLQLFDVYSSVWFSAIYILLFVSLIGCIVPRTFQFVGQLRSLPPAAPKRLTRLPAYTTWRTDADPEQVREAAAGILGRRRFRSHTVGDAVAAEKGYLRETGNLMFHIALIVMLVAFAAGQLFKSEGGKLIVEGDGFSNTLTQYDDFKSGSMYDTDSLAPFSFTLDDFVGTYEKSGPQRGTPRTFEARVTYAEGVDGKPKKSVIRVNEPLVVDGTKVYLISHGYAPVVSVKDGKGKEVYRTAVPLLPIDNNITSTGAIKVMDGYRDRNGEKTQLGFEAFFVPTFAGAGKGTMFSQFPGAEFPVLALNGYHGSLGVDSGLPQNVYQLDSSEMTEFKDTSGQKLKKRLLPGETMELPDGAGSITFESVEEWASFQVSEQPGTGWALGGSIAAIAGLAGSLFIQRRRVWVRAVRGTDGVTVVEMAGLGRSESAKLPEELADLAVELNSAAPTAPDAVNDPEMDSGAGPDPDPDVPSEEPAEGAEK
- the ccsB gene encoding c-type cytochrome biogenesis protein CcsB, with protein sequence MNLAAATNESLAHTSNVLIYSSMAVYTLAFFAHIAEWVFGSRSKVGRTAAALAGTSAPTGSAVTVRVAQKGGATAVMDRPEIVTRSAAGTRDVPDGPGAAGGTFKGDLWGRIAVSLTVVAFLVEAGGVLARAMSVQRAPWGNMYEFSITFSTVAVGTYLVLLALKKNVRWMGLMLVTTVLLDLGIATTTLYTDSDQLVPALDSVWLWIHVSTAIICGAVFYLGAVGTLLYLFRDSYESKLANGGSPGAFARSVLERLPSASSLDKFSYRINAAVFPLWTFTIIAGAIWAGDAWGRYWGWDPKEVWSFITWVAYACYLHARATAGWKGRKAAYLALIAFGCWLFNYYGVNIFVTGMHSYAGV
- a CDS encoding TlpA family protein disulfide reductase; protein product: MSPGRAPRRRFILLAAATAAATLTLSACGGEGNKTGGGGSTNFVTGSGGISTVAKGERVAAPKLDGTSLADEPLDVADYKGKVVVLNIWGSWCGPCRAEAKHFAKVSQETADQGVQFIGINTRDAQKSLAVNFEKDFGVSYPSIFDPTGKLMLRFPKGTLNPVAIPSTVVLDRDGKIAARTLQGINAEELHTMIDPLIAEK
- a CDS encoding SRPBCC domain-containing protein — translated: MSAIERGFGETRDDGTQVLRFTVRLPHPVPRVWAAVAGSEGLGSWLAVADPFEPRIGGAVTLRGPDSERDGAVGDASGTVTAWDVERVAEYTFEPPHGRIRFHLEPPRGDHVVLRFTHEFHGDDARRAERLDVWHARFERLAASLDG